One genomic window of Fusarium fujikuroi IMI 58289 draft genome, chromosome FFUJ_chr01 includes the following:
- a CDS encoding probable protein kinase sck1, cAMP-dependent, whose product MHGVINKNVRSAADEDGADHIGLETPRSGVATPQPDLQDKRLPGIMSYFGQVRKYPSTPLSDPNSSQSDTTLDRIPVVPTPPAGLQLQAHTEGSPRRCEYSALDRSLLQHERPGSMPSTTQRDEHNLSDPYPTPPTSQPSSSGGSISQDMISVDSGVHGRAAVEQKSLTQQSQFKKPTASPFTTTHFQTSNDPSLPELDSSKNAAPAKDSIIPSHPEPSTSSGACSAAAPGKWHFLNGLKELTRMTFKSGNSTPTRAMSAARPSGSDRAPSSGRTSHDGAEVSGTQTPRSSAGAQAPAAKGKLTIKINEARGLRKSRDPYVVVVFQRSELISGGPHHIDEDDNLSVEPPPAAGGIPIQRSGSDSGRPLAIPMRSRQSSNTSINDYGSFRNRSGGQLTFTNPKWDAEAEFDVVDYDMLVDVSVYDHGATGDEFLGHVDFQASKDPGATVQGWFQLQGHADTMAENAPTGEIFLEAIYHRAERKQFGPTDFEILKLIGKGTFGQVYQVRKKDTQRIYAMKVLQKKVIVQKKEVAHTVGERNILVRTAMSDSPFIVGLKFSFQTPSELYLVTDYMSGGELFWHLQKEGRFDEKRAKFYIAELILAIQHLHHNDIVYRDLKPENILLDANGHIALCDFGLSKANLTKNDTTNTFCGTTEYLAPEVLLDESGYTKMVDFWSLGVLVFEMCCGWSPFYAEDTQQMYKNIAFGKVRFPRDTLSQEGRNFVKGLLNRNPKHRLGATDDAEELKRHPFFADVDWTLLSKKLITPPFKPKLKSETDVSYFDPEFTTALDQNGSLNERAAALARGYAASTPLSPSVQANFQGFTFVDESALDDHMRDRAGLVDEDMDDGQHHRNRDNDDWDNLDDIDLRKANRMSGIMKTGHDEHMVGGSHFDV is encoded by the exons ATGCATGGGGTTATTAACAAAAACGTCAGGTCTGCGGCGGACGAGGATGGCGCCGATCACATTGGTCTCGAAACTCCTCGATCCGGTGTAGCTACACCTCAACCCGATCTACAGGACAAACGCTTACCAGGAATCATGAGCTACTTCGGCCAGGTTCGTAAATACCCTTCTACGCCTTTGTCAGATCCCAATTCGTCACAGAGTGATACCACTCTAGACCGAATTCCAGTTGTGCCCACTCCACCAGCCGGCCTGCAGTTGCAGGCACACACCGAAGGCTCTCCTCGCCGCTGTGAGTACTCGGCTTTGGATCGttcgcttcttcaacatgagCGTCCTGGTTCTATGCCAAGTACCACTCAGCGGGATGAGCATAACCTTTCGGACCCCTACCCAACCCCACCCACTTCTCAGCCCTCGTCTTCGGGGGGTTCTATCTCCCAGGACATGATTTCTGTAGACTCAGGGGTGCATGGCAGGGCTGCCGTCGAGCAAAAGTCTCTTACACAGCAGTCACAATTCAAGAAACCCACAGCCTCACCATTCACCACCACCCACTTTCAAACTTCCAATGACCCATCACTACCTGAACTTGACTCCTCCAAAAACGCAGCACCTGCCAAAGACTCCATTATTCCTTCGCATCCTGAGCCCAGTACAAGTTCAGGCGCCTGTTCAGCTGCTGCCCCCGGCAAGTGGCATTTTCTTAATGGACTCAAGGAGCTAACTCGTATGACGTTCAAGAGCGGCAACTCGACTCCTACTCGAGCAATGTCGGCTGCTCGACCATCTGGCTCCGATAGAGCCCCATCCTCCGGGAGGACCAGTCATGACGGTGCTGAAGTCAGCGGTACTCAGACTCCAAGGAGTTCTGCCGGTGCCCAGGCGCCTGCCGCCAAGGGAAAGCTAACAATCAAGATCAATGAAGCTCGTGGGCTTAGGAAGAGTCGGGACCCTTATGTTGTTGTGGTGTTCCAGCGTAGTGAGCTCATTTCTGGGGGTCCCCACCACATCGATGAGGACGATAACCTTAGTGTTGAGCCACCTCCGGCAGCTGGTGGTATCCCTATCCAGCGATCAGGCAGTGACTCTGGGCGTCCCTTGGCTATTCCCATGAGGAGCAGGCAAAGTAGCAACACCAGCATTAATGACTACGGCTCGTTCCGTAACCGATCCGGAGGTCAGCTTACATTCACCAACCCAAAATGGGATGCCGAAGCCGAGTT CGATGTTGTGGACTATGATATGCTGGTTGACGTCTCGGTTTATGATCATGGGGCAACGGGCGATGAATTTCTCGGCCATGTTGATTTTCAGGCCAGCAAGGATCCCGGTGCCACTGTCCAGGGCTGGTTCCAGCTGCAGGGCCATGCTGATACCATGGCAGAAAATGCGCCAACCGGTGAGATCTTCCTCGAGGCCATCTATCACAGAGCAGAGAGGAAGCAATTTGGCCCCACTGATTTCGAGATTCTGAAACTCATCGGCAAGGGCACTTTCGGTCAGGTGTATCAAGTGCGAAAAAAGGATACTCAGCGCATTTACGCCATGAAGGTTCTGCAGAAGAAGGTTATTGTGCAAAAGAAGGAAGTTGCCCATACCGTGGGAGAACGAAATATCCTGGTTCGGACCGCCATGTCCGACTCCCCTTTCATCGTTGGTCTCAAGTTCTCTTTCCAGACACCATCAGAACTTTATCTCGTTACTGATTATATGTCTGGAGGTGAGCTGTTTTGGCATCTACAGAAAGAGGGTCGGTTTGACGAGAAGCGAGCCAAGTTCTACATCGCCGAACTGATCTTGGCCATTCAGCACCTTCATCATAATGACATTGTATACCGGGATCTGAAGCCAGAGAATATCCTCTTGGATGCTAACGGACATATCGCCCTTTGTGACTTTGGTCTTTCCAAGGCCAATCTCACAAAGAATGACACTACCAACACTTTCTGTGGAACAACCGAATACCTTGCGCCCGAGGTTTTGCTCGACGAATCTGGCTACACCAAGATGGTGGACTTCTGGTCGCTTGGAGTTTTGGTCTTTGAGATGTGCTGCGGCTGGAGCCCATTCTATGCCGAAGATACGCAGCAAATGTATAAGAATATTGCTTTCGGTAAGGTGAGGTTTCCTCGAGATACCCTTTCTCAGGAAGGAAGGAATTTCGTCAAGGGACTCCTCAATAGAAACCCCAAGCACAGACTAGGTGCGACCGACGACGCCGAGGAGCTGAAGAGACACCCCTTCTTTGCCGATGTCGATTGgactcttctctccaagaagcttatCACTCCACCTTTCAAACCCAAATTGAAGTCTGAGACAGACGTCTCATACTTCGATCCCGAATTCACGACCGCGCTGGATCAGAATGGCTCTCTGAACGAACGTGCGGCTGCGTTGGCCCGAGGCTATGCCGCTTCAACTCCTCTTTCTCCTTCCGTTCAGGCCAACTTCCAAGGCTTCACGTTTGTTGACGAAAGCGCATTAGATGATCATATGCGAGACAGAGCAGGactcgttgatgaagatatggATGATGGACAACATCACAGGAACCGCGATAACGACGATTGGGACAATCTCGACGACATTGACCTCAGGAAGGCAAACCGGATGAGCGGGATCATGAAGACTGGACATGATGAGCACATGGTGGGTGGTTCTCACTTTGACGTATAA